In Sinorhizobium numidicum, the following proteins share a genomic window:
- a CDS encoding SDR family NAD(P)-dependent oxidoreductase, producing the protein MGAALVRAYRDRNFRVIASSRSIKDSADSGILAVPGDISKPETAERIVREGLQHFGRIDSLVNNAGVFLSKPFIEFTEEDYAHNIGVNVAGFFHITQRAAAEMLKRGSGHIVNITTSLVNQPMAGMPAALASLTKGGLNAVTQSLAMEFSKSGVRVNAVSPGIIKTPMHPPEAHAALAALHPVGRMGEIRDIVDAVLYLEAASFVTGEILHVDGGQNAGRW; encoded by the coding sequence ATAGGCGCCGCCCTGGTTCGAGCTTACCGTGACCGGAACTTTCGCGTCATCGCCAGTTCCCGGTCGATTAAGGACAGCGCCGACTCAGGCATCCTCGCCGTCCCAGGCGACATCAGCAAACCGGAAACCGCCGAGCGGATCGTCCGCGAGGGCCTGCAACACTTTGGTCGTATCGACTCGCTGGTAAACAATGCCGGCGTCTTCCTCTCCAAGCCGTTCATCGAGTTCACAGAGGAAGACTACGCCCACAATATAGGCGTGAACGTCGCCGGCTTCTTCCACATCACCCAGCGGGCGGCCGCCGAGATGCTGAAGCGGGGCTCGGGGCACATCGTCAACATCACGACGAGTCTGGTCAATCAGCCGATGGCCGGCATGCCTGCCGCCCTCGCCTCCTTGACCAAGGGTGGCCTGAACGCGGTTACCCAGTCGCTCGCCATGGAGTTCTCGAAGAGCGGCGTTCGCGTCAACGCGGTCTCCCCGGGGATCATCAAGACCCCCATGCACCCGCCGGAGGCGCACGCGGCGCTGGCGGCCCTGCATCCGGTTGGCCGGATGGGCGAAATTCGCGATATCGTCGACGCCGTCCTTTATCTCGAGGCCGCGAGCTTCGTCACCGGCGAGATCCTCCACGTCGACGGCGGCCAGAACGCCGGACGCTGGTGA
- a CDS encoding tautomerase family protein, with the protein MPIVTVQVTREGITPDRNSVTVEEKAAIIKGVSEVLLNVLNKPLESTYVVIEEVDLDNWGWGGLPAVQYRRQRAAATKSGGPVRSSSS; encoded by the coding sequence ATGCCTATCGTCACTGTACAAGTTACCCGTGAGGGAATCACACCCGACCGCAATTCGGTCACCGTCGAGGAAAAGGCTGCCATCATCAAGGGCGTCAGCGAGGTGCTCCTCAACGTCCTCAACAAGCCCCTTGAGTCGACCTACGTAGTGATCGAGGAAGTCGATCTCGACAATTGGGGCTGGGGTGGCCTCCCGGCGGTACAGTATCGTCGCCAGCGTGCCGCGGCGACAAAATCGGGTGGCCCGGTTCGATCATCGAGCAGCTGA
- a CDS encoding VOC family protein: MTTATNTERVRTVDMKLEVIVIPVSDVDRAKNFYGSLGWRLDADFAGSDDYRGIQFTPPGSGASVIFGTNVTAAPPGSAQGLYLIVSDIQAARDELLGRGVEISEVFHDGGDVHAGADEPYLFGRLRVGGPDPERRSYRSYASFSDPDGNGWLLQEVTARLPGRVDMDATTFTSPTELASALRRAEAAHGEYEKRIGRRDEDWPIWYAEYIFREQAGEALPS; the protein is encoded by the coding sequence ATGACAACTGCAACCAACACCGAGAGAGTGCGGACAGTCGACATGAAGCTCGAGGTCATCGTCATCCCTGTTTCGGATGTCGACCGCGCAAAGAATTTCTACGGAAGCCTCGGTTGGAGGCTCGACGCCGACTTCGCCGGTAGTGACGACTACCGCGGCATCCAGTTCACGCCGCCTGGTTCAGGGGCCTCGGTCATCTTCGGCACGAACGTGACCGCGGCGCCACCTGGCTCCGCCCAGGGGCTGTACCTGATCGTCTCCGACATCCAAGCCGCTCGCGACGAGTTGCTCGGCCGCGGCGTCGAGATCAGCGAGGTGTTCCACGACGGCGGTGACGTACATGCTGGTGCGGACGAGCCCTACCTGTTTGGGCGGCTCCGGGTTGGCGGTCCGGATCCCGAGCGCCGCAGCTATCGCTCCTATGCCTCGTTCAGCGATCCGGACGGCAACGGCTGGCTGCTCCAGGAGGTCACCGCGCGATTGCCCGGACGCGTCGACATGGATGCGACGACATTCACGTCGCCGACTGAGCTCGCGAGCGCGCTCCGCCGTGCAGAAGCCGCCCACGGCGAGTACGAGAAGCGGATCGGCCGGCGAGATGAGGACTGGCCCATTTGGTACGCCGAGTACATCTTCCGGGAGCAGGCCGGCGAGGCGCTGCCGTCATGA
- a CDS encoding cupin domain-containing protein, translating to MKTTRIMATALLLVGSGLTLQMAQAQQLEIQRTDILQQDLGVPGREAVQARVDFKPGAVSIKHSHPGEEVAYVLEGSLEYQLEGRPPVTLKAGEALFIPAGVAHVAKNVGSGKASELATYIVNKGTALVVPVK from the coding sequence ATGAAAACGACTCGGATCATGGCGACTGCATTGCTGCTCGTCGGCAGCGGATTGACGCTGCAAATGGCGCAGGCCCAACAGCTGGAAATTCAGCGCACCGATATCCTGCAGCAAGATCTTGGCGTGCCGGGACGCGAGGCCGTCCAGGCGCGCGTTGATTTCAAGCCCGGCGCAGTCTCGATCAAGCATTCTCACCCCGGTGAAGAGGTCGCCTACGTGCTCGAAGGCTCGCTGGAGTATCAACTCGAGGGCAGACCACCGGTCACACTCAAAGCCGGCGAGGCTTTGTTCATTCCGGCCGGAGTGGCGCACGTGGCGAAGAACGTCGGCAGCGGCAAGGCGTCGGAGCTCGCGACCTATATCGTCAACAAAGGGACGGCGCTCGTCGTTCCGGTCAAGTGA
- the otsB gene encoding trehalose-phosphatase, translating into MSCQKQFLSGSKPDAVSGEDFILAALSTDLESWALFLDIDGTLLDLAETPDAVAVPPSLPANLDDLSRKLGGALALVTGRGLDYADQLFSPSHFPIAGLHGAERRDPDGRVHKPAATAEFERLKADLIADTANWAGVLIEDKGAAVAAHYRLAPDRKLELEPLMERALIRAGPNWTIQHGKMVIEIRPASADKGHAVAAFLAQPAFAGRRAIAIGDDVTDEAMFRVVNRLGGYSIRIGPPLPASEALGAIPSAEALRGIIAALVS; encoded by the coding sequence ATGTCATGCCAGAAGCAGTTTCTCAGCGGCTCGAAACCGGATGCGGTTTCAGGAGAGGACTTCATTCTCGCCGCTCTCTCGACCGATCTGGAAAGCTGGGCTCTGTTCCTCGATATCGATGGTACGTTGCTTGACCTTGCCGAAACGCCGGACGCCGTAGCCGTTCCGCCTTCGCTGCCTGCAAATCTCGATGACTTGTCGAGAAAACTCGGAGGTGCTCTGGCACTCGTGACCGGTCGCGGTCTTGATTATGCCGACCAGCTTTTCTCGCCGTCCCATTTTCCCATCGCAGGGCTTCATGGTGCCGAGCGCCGCGATCCGGATGGCCGTGTGCACAAACCCGCAGCGACGGCGGAATTTGAGCGGCTGAAGGCCGATCTTATCGCCGATACCGCCAACTGGGCGGGCGTTTTGATCGAGGACAAGGGAGCGGCAGTCGCCGCCCATTACCGGCTTGCGCCGGACAGAAAACTCGAACTTGAACCGCTGATGGAGCGGGCGTTGATTCGAGCAGGACCAAACTGGACGATCCAGCATGGTAAGATGGTTATCGAAATCCGTCCGGCCAGCGCCGACAAGGGCCACGCAGTCGCGGCATTTCTCGCCCAGCCAGCCTTTGCCGGCAGACGCGCGATCGCGATCGGGGATGATGTGACCGACGAAGCGATGTTTCGCGTGGTCAACCGGCTCGGCGGCTATTCGATCCGCATCGGACCGCCTTTGCCTGCGAGCGAAGCGCTCGGCGCCATCCCCTCTGCCGAGGCCCTGCGCGGCATCATCGCCGCGTTGGTCTCCTGA
- the otsA gene encoding alpha,alpha-trehalose-phosphate synthase (UDP-forming): MSRLVIVSNRVPVPDKGGIAPAGGLAVALKAALEEHGGIWMGWSGKSSGEHEAQPLAQLQQGNITYALTDLTDTDVEEYYHGFANRVLWPICHYRLDLAEYGRKEMAGYFRVNRFFAHRLAPLVEPDDIIWVHDYHLIPLAAELRQMGLKNRIGFFLHIPWPPADVLFTMPVHEEIMRGLSHYDIVGFQTDHDLENFAGCLRREGIGDEVGAGRFSAYGRIFKGGAYAIGIETAAFAEFAKKASTNTTVKKARESIENRSLIIGVDRLDYSKGIMQRIEAFERFILANPAQQGRVTYLQITPKSRSEVPEYEAMQRTVAEQAGRVNGALGAVDWVPIRYINRSVGRHILAGLYRLGKVGLVTPLRDGMNLVAKEYVAAQDPDDPGVLVLSRFAGAARELRGALLVNPYDVEGTANAMARALSMPLEERKERWKTMMDHLLEHDVSRWCRDFLNDLTA, translated from the coding sequence ATGAGCCGTCTCGTCATTGTTTCCAATCGCGTACCCGTTCCGGACAAGGGTGGCATTGCGCCCGCCGGTGGGCTGGCGGTCGCGCTTAAAGCCGCCCTCGAAGAGCATGGCGGCATATGGATGGGCTGGTCGGGAAAATCGAGCGGCGAGCACGAGGCGCAGCCGCTTGCGCAACTGCAGCAGGGCAATATTACCTATGCACTGACGGATCTGACCGATACCGATGTAGAGGAATACTACCACGGTTTCGCCAACCGCGTTCTCTGGCCGATCTGCCACTACCGGCTTGATCTCGCCGAATACGGTCGCAAGGAAATGGCCGGGTATTTCCGCGTCAACCGCTTCTTCGCCCATCGGCTGGCGCCGCTTGTCGAACCCGACGACATCATCTGGGTGCACGACTACCACTTGATCCCCCTCGCCGCGGAACTGCGTCAAATGGGCTTGAAGAACCGCATCGGCTTCTTCCTCCACATTCCCTGGCCGCCTGCGGACGTGCTCTTCACGATGCCCGTTCATGAGGAGATCATGCGTGGCCTGTCGCACTACGATATCGTCGGCTTCCAGACCGATCATGACCTCGAGAACTTCGCCGGCTGCCTCAGGCGGGAAGGCATCGGCGACGAAGTTGGAGCAGGCCGCTTCAGCGCCTATGGCCGCATATTCAAGGGCGGCGCCTATGCAATCGGCATCGAGACTGCGGCCTTTGCCGAATTTGCCAAAAAGGCATCGACCAATACCACGGTCAAAAAAGCGCGTGAGAGCATCGAAAACCGCAGCCTGATCATCGGTGTCGATCGCCTCGATTATTCCAAGGGAATCATGCAGCGCATCGAGGCATTCGAGCGCTTCATCCTGGCCAATCCCGCACAGCAGGGACGCGTCACCTATCTGCAGATCACGCCGAAGTCCCGCTCCGAAGTGCCGGAATATGAAGCCATGCAGCGCACTGTTGCCGAACAGGCCGGCAGGGTGAACGGCGCGCTCGGCGCCGTCGATTGGGTGCCTATACGCTATATCAACCGCTCGGTAGGCCGCCACATTCTTGCAGGGCTTTACCGGCTTGGCAAAGTCGGCCTCGTCACGCCGCTTCGAGACGGGATGAACCTCGTCGCAAAGGAATATGTGGCCGCGCAGGATCCGGACGATCCGGGTGTGCTTGTGCTTTCGCGTTTCGCCGGAGCTGCCCGCGAGCTAAGGGGAGCACTGCTCGTCAACCCATACGACGTAGAGGGTACCGCAAACGCCATGGCGCGCGCGCTCAGCATGCCGCTGGAAGAGCGGAAGGAGCGCTGGAAGACGATGATGGATCACTTGCTGGAACATGACGTTTCGCGCTGGTGCCGGGATTTTCTCAATGATCTGACGGCATGA
- a CDS encoding FkbM family methyltransferase gives MRAITYFQKTVYFPDKPEKKRFFARLQHGQWEPGTFRNIERLVDEKTTFIDIGGWIGVTPYWAAQIADNVITVEPDPVCFEILTEMKGVNTGEVELLNAALSQDDCLVLNSVGGGFGSSETSALIADDTGMVITAKTITVPDLQTMARTERLCFKIDIEGYEYKALDQFGAIDRKRTAGVLLAVHPQILAASLSGPALLRAIRTVAATARLIQSFHGFRLENPSAIWAAIRKSIARREFKGFDLLFVAK, from the coding sequence ATGCGCGCGATAACCTATTTCCAGAAGACCGTTTATTTCCCCGACAAGCCGGAAAAGAAGCGCTTCTTCGCCCGATTGCAGCACGGGCAATGGGAGCCCGGGACTTTCCGCAATATCGAACGCCTGGTTGATGAGAAAACGACCTTCATCGATATCGGCGGCTGGATCGGCGTTACGCCCTATTGGGCGGCCCAGATCGCCGACAATGTCATTACTGTCGAACCGGATCCCGTGTGCTTCGAGATCCTGACTGAGATGAAGGGTGTGAACACGGGCGAAGTCGAACTGCTCAACGCGGCGCTGTCGCAGGACGATTGCCTCGTCCTCAACTCGGTCGGGGGCGGTTTCGGCAGTTCGGAGACCTCGGCCTTGATTGCCGACGATACCGGCATGGTGATTACCGCCAAAACCATCACTGTTCCCGATCTTCAGACGATGGCGAGAACGGAGCGGCTCTGCTTCAAGATCGATATAGAAGGATACGAGTACAAGGCCCTCGATCAGTTTGGCGCGATCGACAGGAAGCGAACCGCGGGCGTTCTCTTGGCCGTGCATCCGCAAATCCTGGCCGCCTCGCTTTCCGGGCCGGCCTTGCTGCGGGCAATTCGGACAGTGGCGGCCACAGCTCGCCTTATTCAAAGCTTTCACGGATTTCGGCTGGAAAATCCTTCGGCGATCTGGGCGGCGATCCGCAAATCGATCGCCAGGCGTGAGTTCAAGGGCTTCGATCTACTCTTCGTCGCAAAGTGA
- a CDS encoding cyclic nucleotide-binding domain-containing protein, protein MLLKDEVEMLRRITLFSGLPPAKLKLLAFTSDRVMYSSGENLFHQGDIGDAAYVILSGKADVLVATPNGQLKVAEVEQNSIVGEIAILCNTPRTATIRTTTPLEALRIRKDDFLKLLADFPEMAVEIMRVLADRLSQTTSELTEARSRAQRAEA, encoded by the coding sequence ATGCTCCTAAAAGATGAAGTGGAAATGTTGCGCCGGATTACGCTCTTTTCCGGATTGCCGCCTGCGAAGCTCAAGCTTCTGGCTTTCACCTCCGATCGGGTGATGTACAGCTCGGGAGAAAATCTGTTTCATCAGGGTGACATCGGCGATGCAGCCTATGTCATTCTTTCCGGAAAGGCAGATGTGTTGGTCGCAACACCGAACGGCCAACTGAAGGTCGCCGAAGTCGAGCAGAATTCTATCGTCGGCGAGATCGCCATTCTCTGCAACACGCCGCGCACGGCGACCATCAGAACGACCACGCCCCTCGAAGCGCTGCGCATCCGCAAGGACGATTTCCTGAAACTGCTCGCCGACTTTCCTGAAATGGCCGTTGAGATCATGCGAGTCCTCGCTGATCGCCTTAGCCAGACGACGTCAGAACTTACCGAAGCCCGCAGCCGCGCCCAGCGCGCAGAGGCGTAG
- a CDS encoding ABC transporter transmembrane domain-containing protein, which translates to METRLSRYIWTHTRKQQLWILLVVALSMIPYFLSFDLPKQIVNGPIQGDGFESPEATQPFLPISFNLPFFGELPLFSGFQLGREGMLLALSLVFLLLVIINGLFKFYINTYKGRLGERLLRRIRFELVDRVLRFPPHHFKRVKPAEISTMIKDEVEPLGGFTGDAFVQPALLGGQALTALIFILIQSLWLGLIAAFIVAIQAVVIPRMRRRLIVLGRERQLTARELSGRVSEIVDGIGTIRGHDTSNYERADIAARLGRIFKIRYDLYEWKFLVKFLNNFLAQVTPFLFYSIGGYFALQGRLDIGQLVAVIGAYKDLPGPLKELIDWDQARQDVQVKYAQVVEQFSVGPLIDAKVQALSVTPAAPLTGALAAVNLTVADDGGSKIVEHVSLQVHPGETIAITGGTNGGGEALAEAFGRLVWPEGGRIVIGDNDIHDLPESIVGRRISYASSEVYAFQGSLGDNLLYGLKHAPLTEVAYEGDKAAHRRWELLEAKLAGNPSLDLNSDWIDYDAAGATGADDLFAKIRAVLDVALLTNDILALAVRSTINPVEHEAFAGEIVEMRGALRRRLEAEKLSDLVVFFEPGSYNIEATIGENLLFGTVTDRARWETALESHPFFKTVLRKAGLHETFYEMGLEIAENVVELFRDLPPDHPFFQQLTFMTAEEIPVYEALLQKVRGRPIEEVSEDDAIRIIRLCFGYIEPRHRFGLLTESLMNKVVEARREFSEGLPGDLVGIIEHYQPNRYIASASIIDNVLFGRIGHKHTDGSERIRATVRDLFESLGLFNKVLAFGLDFDVGAGGKRLTIGQRQKLNLARTLIRVSDFYIFNQPLLALDQRAQDQITRNVFAFLRNEGRKPAIVWVLSNPSLSELFDREAHFDNGHLVRDEAVETSSKDSDYKELAS; encoded by the coding sequence ATGGAAACACGTCTTTCCCGCTACATCTGGACTCACACCCGCAAGCAGCAGCTTTGGATCCTGCTGGTCGTAGCGCTGTCGATGATTCCCTACTTCTTGTCCTTCGATCTACCGAAGCAGATCGTCAACGGACCGATTCAGGGTGACGGCTTCGAAAGTCCGGAGGCGACGCAGCCTTTCCTGCCCATTTCTTTCAATTTGCCGTTTTTCGGCGAACTTCCACTGTTCTCCGGCTTTCAGCTCGGGCGGGAAGGCATGCTGCTGGCGCTCAGCCTGGTGTTTCTCCTGCTCGTCATCATCAACGGGCTGTTTAAGTTCTACATCAACACCTACAAGGGGCGATTGGGCGAACGGCTTCTTCGGCGCATCCGTTTCGAACTCGTCGATCGGGTTTTGCGTTTCCCGCCCCATCACTTCAAGCGTGTGAAACCGGCCGAAATCTCGACGATGATCAAGGACGAAGTCGAGCCGTTGGGCGGCTTTACCGGCGATGCTTTCGTGCAACCGGCACTTCTCGGCGGCCAGGCGCTGACGGCGCTGATTTTCATCCTTATCCAGAGCTTGTGGCTCGGACTGATTGCCGCGTTCATTGTCGCCATCCAGGCTGTAGTCATTCCACGTATGCGCCGGCGGCTGATCGTGCTCGGCCGCGAGCGCCAGTTGACGGCGCGTGAACTGTCGGGCCGAGTGAGCGAGATCGTAGACGGTATCGGCACGATTCGTGGCCACGACACATCCAACTACGAGAGGGCGGACATCGCCGCTCGCCTCGGGCGGATATTCAAGATCCGCTACGACCTGTATGAATGGAAGTTCCTGGTGAAATTCCTGAACAACTTCCTGGCGCAGGTCACGCCGTTCCTGTTCTACTCGATCGGCGGTTATTTCGCACTGCAAGGCAGACTTGACATTGGTCAGCTTGTTGCGGTCATCGGCGCCTACAAAGATCTGCCAGGGCCGCTGAAGGAATTGATCGATTGGGACCAGGCGCGCCAGGACGTGCAGGTCAAGTATGCCCAAGTCGTGGAGCAGTTCAGTGTCGGCCCCCTGATCGACGCCAAGGTACAGGCATTGTCTGTCACTCCTGCTGCGCCGCTGACGGGAGCGCTGGCCGCGGTCAATCTGACGGTTGCTGACGATGGCGGATCGAAGATCGTGGAACATGTGTCGCTCCAGGTTCACCCCGGCGAGACAATTGCAATTACCGGCGGCACCAACGGCGGCGGCGAAGCGCTCGCTGAAGCTTTCGGCCGTTTGGTCTGGCCGGAAGGCGGCAGGATAGTCATCGGCGACAACGATATTCACGATTTGCCGGAATCGATCGTCGGGCGGCGGATTTCCTATGCGTCCTCGGAAGTCTACGCCTTCCAGGGTAGTCTCGGCGACAATCTGCTTTACGGGCTCAAGCACGCTCCGCTGACGGAAGTGGCTTATGAAGGCGACAAGGCAGCCCATCGAAGGTGGGAACTGCTGGAAGCTAAACTCGCCGGCAATCCTTCGCTCGATTTGAATAGCGACTGGATCGATTATGACGCCGCAGGCGCGACAGGCGCGGACGATCTTTTTGCGAAGATCAGGGCCGTGCTCGACGTGGCGCTTCTGACGAACGACATTCTGGCGCTGGCGGTCCGGTCAACCATCAATCCCGTCGAGCATGAAGCCTTCGCCGGCGAAATCGTGGAAATGCGCGGCGCGCTCCGCCGTCGCCTCGAAGCCGAAAAGCTCAGCGATCTCGTCGTCTTCTTCGAGCCGGGCTCCTACAATATCGAGGCGACAATCGGCGAAAACCTGCTTTTTGGCACGGTGACGGACCGGGCCAGATGGGAAACGGCGCTCGAGAGCCATCCCTTCTTCAAGACCGTGCTGCGGAAGGCCGGCCTCCATGAGACTTTCTACGAGATGGGGCTGGAAATTGCCGAAAACGTCGTCGAACTGTTCCGCGACCTGCCTCCGGATCATCCGTTCTTCCAGCAACTGACCTTCATGACGGCCGAGGAAATCCCCGTCTATGAAGCACTTCTTCAGAAGGTGAGGGGACGGCCGATCGAGGAAGTTTCAGAAGATGATGCCATCAGGATCATCCGGCTGTGCTTCGGCTACATAGAGCCGCGGCACCGTTTCGGCCTGCTGACCGAGAGCCTGATGAACAAAGTCGTCGAAGCCCGGCGGGAATTTAGCGAAGGCCTGCCGGGCGATCTCGTCGGCATCATCGAACACTATCAGCCGAACCGCTATATCGCATCGGCCAGCATCATCGATAACGTGCTCTTCGGCCGTATCGGTCATAAGCATACGGACGGCTCCGAAAGAATTCGGGCAACCGTGCGCGACCTTTTTGAATCGCTTGGGCTTTTCAACAAGGTGCTGGCCTTCGGGCTCGACTTCGATGTCGGAGCCGGCGGCAAGCGGCTGACAATCGGCCAGCGGCAGAAACTCAATCTGGCGCGCACGCTGATCCGCGTGTCGGATTTTTACATCTTCAATCAGCCGCTGCTTGCCCTCGATCAACGCGCGCAGGACCAGATCACCCGCAACGTCTTTGCCTTTCTTCGCAACGAGGGGCGGAAGCCCGCCATCGTCTGGGTCCTCTCCAATCCGAGTCTTTCGGAACTCTTCGACCGCGAAGCGCATTTCGATAACGGGCACTTGGTACGGGACGAAGCTGTGGAAACTTCCTCAAAAGACAGCGACTATAAGGAACTGGCATCTTGA
- a CDS encoding class I SAM-dependent methyltransferase, whose product MTHASHSLRPPEDWCENAYDLVRGLAVYSGSMLVDGIAKVIAKHPEGNIANAFNHKQVGCKIWARDKLLESSGPSYRRIVVLGGWYGVLPAMLLEDRRFNIAAVDSYDIDPAVEEVASTLNSAFSDRFRAITADMYALDYQGLGADLLINTSCEHIADLGGWLSLVPSGTRVLLQSNDYFSEPTHISCVSSLDEFRAQAGLAKLDFAGALPMKKYTRFMLIGTV is encoded by the coding sequence ATGACGCATGCCAGCCACTCCCTCCGTCCTCCCGAAGATTGGTGCGAAAATGCCTACGACCTCGTTCGCGGACTGGCCGTCTATTCCGGCAGCATGCTCGTCGATGGCATAGCCAAGGTGATCGCCAAGCATCCGGAAGGAAACATCGCCAACGCGTTCAACCACAAGCAAGTCGGCTGCAAGATCTGGGCCCGCGACAAGCTTCTCGAAAGTTCCGGCCCGTCCTATCGCAGGATCGTGGTGCTCGGAGGCTGGTACGGGGTCCTCCCAGCCATGCTGCTCGAAGATAGACGTTTCAATATCGCGGCGGTGGATAGCTACGATATCGATCCGGCGGTGGAAGAAGTCGCGTCGACGCTCAATTCCGCCTTTAGCGACAGGTTTCGTGCGATCACGGCGGACATGTATGCTCTCGATTATCAGGGCCTGGGCGCGGATCTCTTGATCAACACGAGTTGCGAGCATATCGCAGACCTCGGCGGCTGGCTCAGCCTCGTTCCCTCGGGCACGCGCGTTCTGCTGCAGTCGAATGATTATTTCAGCGAACCGACACATATAAGCTGTGTCTCGTCACTAGATGAGTTCCGCGCCCAGGCAGGCCTTGCGAAGCTCGACTTCGCGGGAGCACTGCCGATGAAAAAATACACCCGCTTCATGCTGATCGGGACGGTCTGA